Genomic window (Spirochaetota bacterium):
AGCGCGTCATCATCATACCCGGCGGCACATCGAACCCGTTCTTCACGACGGATACCGCGGCGGTGCTCCGCGCGCTTGAAACGGACTGCGAGATAATACTCAAGGGAACGAAGGTCGACGGCGTGTACAGCGCCGATCCGAAAAAAGACCCCTCCGCAACGCGATACGAAAAACTCTCGTTCGATGAAGCGATCACGAAGAACCTGCGCGTCATGGACCTTTCCGCGTTCGCCATGGCAAAGGATCATCGCATACCGATACGGGTTTTCAATATGCTGACGGCAGGCGCAATAACGAAAGCGCTTATCGGCGAGAACATCGGCACGCTCGTGTCATGACAGCGATCAAGTGAATATAACGGCCAAAATACTTACGATATCCGGCGGTGTGATCACACTGGGGTTCGGCGTATGGCATTATGCCGTTCCCGCGATGTATAAATGGTTCTCGTACATGCCGTCAATACCGGACGAGCTCAGGAACGGTATCACCGCAGCGAATTTCTTTTTATCGACAACGCTGACATTGCTCGGCGCCTATACGCTCGTGGTCGTCTTTACGCGATCTGAGAACATCAAGGTCCATCTGATAGTGATGAGCATCCTATGGCTTTCGCGTGTTGTGTATCAAATAGTGAAACCGCAAGGCACAATGATCCCCGGGCTGCCGATGATCCTTATCTGTGTGTTCAGCCTGACCGCGCTTTGTTTTATCATCCCATTGATAATGGTATGGGAAAAATAAGGACTCACGCTCCGGCTACTGTATCCGCGCGCGTATTGAAAGGTAACGGTTTATCTCGAGCAGGAGCAGAGCCGTTTCCGTATTGTTTATCTTCTGCCGCGATAAAAAGTAATCCACGAATTCACCTATCACCCTGTTGGGGCTGTGCACCGCACGCGCGATGATGGCATTGAGCTTTAGGCGGAACGGACGGAGCGTGTTCGCGGCACTGTCGCGCACGAACGCGGAAAGCTCACGCTCGAGCACGTTCACATCCGCCTTGAGCGCCGCATCACTTGATACCGTGTCCTGACGTCTGAGCAGTTGAAAAAGCCTGTGGACGTAGGTGATGAGCTTGTTGAGCCGCTCCTCTTCCGTGCCAAGCCCGGCGAAGGCGTAGAAATCATCGCGTATGCCCAGAAGCCGTGCTATCTGATAGAGCATATCGTTCCTCGCCACGGCCGATGTCATGGACGCGTATCGCTTAAGCGCTATCGGCAGCGCGTCGAGCATGCCGTATCGGGCGAGTATCTCAAGGTAGAGGATGATAAGTTCAGGCGTTCGTTCCTTCTGTAAACGCGAAAATGCCGTATCCCGCGACATGCTCCCGCCTGTAGCAGCGAGCGCATGCGCGGCCTCGGCGCGTACGACGGCATCATCGCTTTCGAGATTGTCCATGAGGAAGCGCTCGGTGTCGATGCCGGGGAAATACCGCATACCGCGGACGATATCGCATCGCTCGATGATGCATGCATCCTTGTAATGAGCGAAGAGCATGGTGCGTGCATCTGTGCTTTTCGTCCTCGCAAGGCCTTCAATGGCGGCGCGGCGCACTTCCAGGTCCATATCGCAGAGGAGCCTCGCGAGCGTGCTCACCGCCATGGGACTTTCCGCTCCGCCGATATCGTCGGCGAGCTTTTTCCGCGACGGGAAGTACGGCAGGAACGATGCAAGGAAAAGGCGATAGAGCGATCCGGCGAATTCCGGCCTGAACATCTCGGCGACCGGAACATCGGCCGTGTGCTCGCCTTCCCGATAATAGGGGAATACGATGAGCGCAATGACGATGCATACCGCGCTTATGCCGAATATCAGCGCGGTCGGCGGGAGAAAACCAAGCATCGGCATAGGATGCGCCTTGAAGATATCGATGAGAAGCCCGCCGATGACGGGTGCGCCGATGGCGGCAAGCGATGTTATCGCGGTGTATACGCCGAGATAGAGGGTGCGCTTTTCCGAGGGGGAAACGATGAGCGATGCGTTGAAGGCGGCGAGCGAAAGGCCGGTGTTGAAGAACGCGCTTACGAGGAGTGCCGCAAGCACGAACGGGAAATAGTTCGCGCGCGGGGCGATGATGCAGAGTACGGCGGGTATGACGAGCATAGCGAGCGTTATCTTCATCACCATGCGGTTGCCGATGATGTCGGAAAGTTTGCCGAAAAAGAGATATCCGAGTATGCCGCAGGCGGCAGCGGCGGCGGAGAGCACGCCGAAGGTATGATACGGTATCCGCAGATGCTCGAGGAAGTGAACGGCGTAGAAGGGGCCGGCGATGAGCAGTGAGAAATTCACGAACACGACAATGCCGGTAAAGGCGATGAAGTTCTTATCGCCGAACAATGTGCGGTACGCGGCAAGCGGCACATACGCACCGCCGTCCTTCGGCTTCGGTTCATACTGCACCAGTATCAGAATGAAACCGACGGCTGCTGTAACGATGCAGAGCGCGTAGATGAGCGTAAAACCTGCATTTCCCTTGAGATGTGTGAGAATGTATCCTGCCGCAAGCGAGCCGCCTATCGCCGCGGCGCTCGTAAGCGCATTGCGTACGGCAAAATAGCTTCCGCGGGTGCGCTCCGGTACGATATCGGCCATCCATGCGCCCCAGGGCGTTACCGAGAATGACATGACGACGGCGGAGATGGACATGAGAACGATGAAGAGGATGGTCCTCTGCTCCGGCGCAGCGAACACCCCCGCGAATACGGCGCTGATGAAAAGAAGACGACCGCCGAACGCGAACACGCCGACCATGAAGGTTCGGCTTTTCACGCGATGGGATGCGATATTCGTCAGCGGCTGCAGAAGCCCGACAAGGAAGGGGATGGCGGTGACAAAGCCGATGAGAAGATTGTTCGCATTGAGACCGGTGAGGAGAAGGCCGGTGAGCACGAAATTAGGCGCGAAAATGCCTCCGAGCGATATGCCCGCCGTTTGGATGAAGCCCTCGACAAGGGATATCCGCCGGCCGGACGCCATGCGGCGGCTTTCGATTATCTCCGCGCGTTTCATATCGTTCTCAATTCATATCCCCGGTTCCCCAAGCCCATGCGTTCGGCATGGATCATCTGTACGAGCGGGTCGAGCGCGGGGAACGCGAGTGCGGCAAGCGTTTTTCCCGACGACCGCTTCGTGAGATCAAGCGTCGCCATATCGATAGCCACCGGATCGCGCGAGGCGAGTATGCCGATGTCGGGGATGATGGGCTTTTCATCCTCGGATATGCAGTCGCAGTCCTTCGTCATGTTCGTAAGGAAGTTGCAATAGACGAGCTTTCCTTCCATGCCTTTGATGACGCCCGCGGCATGTTCGGCCATTTTTTTCTGAAGATCGGCGCTCGCACCGTCCC
Coding sequences:
- a CDS encoding MFS transporter, translating into MKRAEIIESRRMASGRRISLVEGFIQTAGISLGGIFAPNFVLTGLLLTGLNANNLLIGFVTAIPFLVGLLQPLTNIASHRVKSRTFMVGVFAFGGRLLFISAVFAGVFAAPEQRTILFIVLMSISAVVMSFSVTPWGAWMADIVPERTRGSYFAVRNALTSAAAIGGSLAAGYILTHLKGNAGFTLIYALCIVTAAVGFILILVQYEPKPKDGGAYVPLAAYRTLFGDKNFIAFTGIVVFVNFSLLIAGPFYAVHFLEHLRIPYHTFGVLSAAAAACGILGYLFFGKLSDIIGNRMVMKITLAMLVIPAVLCIIAPRANYFPFVLAALLVSAFFNTGLSLAAFNASLIVSPSEKRTLYLGVYTAITSLAAIGAPVIGGLLIDIFKAHPMPMLGFLPPTALIFGISAVCIVIALIVFPYYREGEHTADVPVAEMFRPEFAGSLYRLFLASFLPYFPSRKKLADDIGGAESPMAVSTLARLLCDMDLEVRRAAIEGLARTKSTDARTMLFAHYKDACIIERCDIVRGMRYFPGIDTERFLMDNLESDDAVVRAEAAHALAATGGSMSRDTAFSRLQKERTPELIILYLEILARYGMLDALPIALKRYASMTSAVARNDMLYQIARLLGIRDDFYAFAGLGTEEERLNKLITYVHRLFQLLRRQDTVSSDAALKADVNVLERELSAFVRDSAANTLRPFRLKLNAIIARAVHSPNRVIGEFVDYFLSRQKINNTETALLLLEINRYLSIRARIQ